Genomic segment of Apium graveolens cultivar Ventura chromosome 7, ASM990537v1, whole genome shotgun sequence:
GAACTGTTCTTCTACTCTACCTGGATTCCATCTGAATAGTAAACTGCAACACTCTTAAATTTTATTCTCTAACAAAATGCATTTTCTTTAAAATAAACAACAGCAATGCTAAAAATGATCTCTCTATTTTCCAGCTTATGCGAGTGTCTATCAAAATGTAGTTCAAGTGGAACAGTTCAGCTAATTTTAAACACGACGCATTCACTAAAAGGTATAACTGAAACTTAACGCGAGACTAAGGCATATAGAAGTAATTGAATATAGCAAGAATGAAAGGAACATCGACCAATAAGATAGAATAGCGCACCAAATACCTTTCAGACACATCTTCTTCATCGTCTTCTTCGTCAATTGGAGGTTCGATTACATCGTCAGCACCAGCATCTAAAGCAACAGCAAGGAGCTGATCTTTATCAGCATCTTTGGCTTTAATGTTAACAACTCGAGCACGTCTGAACTTATGCTTAATGGATCCAGGATCTGCCATCTTTCCACCACAATCCCTGACAACCTCTCTGACAAGTGCCACTGATCTATTAACTTTGTCAGTTAAAACTTCAACTATAATTCCAACTCCACCATAACCATAGACCTGCATATACAGGAAATTTAAGGATATAAACATTCAAACACATCAACATAATTGTGATAGGTACCAGATTTGAAGAGAAAAAATTTGTAGTAAAACTCAATTGACATTAACATTTAACTCATCATCGGACCCCAGATTATGAATTAAACACCTCGTAGACTTTCTCAATGTAAGCTTCCTGTCCCTTCTCAGTAGCTTTCTTGATGTTGCGCTCGAAAATTTCCTTAGGTACATCAAGCTCCCTAAATTTCTCAAGTAAATCTGACAATGCTTTATTTGATACCAGGCTGGGACCACCTTTCTTAACACTGTATTAAGAATGGAACTTAAAATCAGTGTAAAAGCCTAATGATATATAGGTGTGCCATGCTAGAAACACCCCAAAACCCAGTTCATTCTGAACCAAAAAAATAATTGGatgaaaatgcaaaaacacaaGACTAAAAATTACTTCGTAATAGAAATACTTAAGACTTCATAAACGTGGGAAGTTCTACCAATTCCTTCAAGGTGCAAGAACAAAAAACTTACGCGCAGACAACTTCCTTCCCAATTCTAGAATACAACTTCGCCTTCTTAGCATCCTGTGCCCCCTGCAATAGGATAAAGCTTTTAGCAAACATCGGTTGATCcatgattttttttatatgactGAACTTTTTGTTAGATGCATATTTTCCGGATATAAAATGAAATATGCCTTTCAGCATATTGTGTATACAACCAAGCATGATTAACTACTGAATATTTGGTACCTAATCAACTTAATTCTTAATGGAGGATGGAAGTTGGGTCTAAAATTTTTAATGGAATCAAGAATTCAACACTAAAAACATTATTATAACAGAAACCACAGGAAACAAATTGGCCCTAGGATCCTCAACATGCACAAGTTTAGAAATACTTAATCTCAAGACACGCAAGCGTAATAATATATTCTTGGGAAAGGAGTAGCCAATTATGAGATTGTAAGTATATCTTCTTAGTTCTTAGATAGATAAGAAAGCATTCAGGCCCAATTTGTTAACCTCCGCCATAAAGTGTTTTGCTTTTTGATGTGATCAACTTGCTTGCAATCGAAACACTCAATGTTCTTATCACTGCGCTTTGGTGGATACATCCCTGCTGGTCACTTTCATCGACATTGCAGTACAACCTTTATCTCTCAGAGCAATGGCTAACTGAACAGAACCATGTTGAGTCTCTCAAGCAGTGCATCAACAGTAGGTTAGATTAGATATTCGTCCACATTAAAAATCGCCCTTCAacaacttaaataaatttatttgagtTAGGAGGCCATATACCTTTTCAATAATAGGCCGAGATATAATTTACCATTCATCACTTTCCATCAAAATATCCATACAAATACATTGCGTAAATGGTCACAGCTAACTCTAATTTGTGATTAGCCACACCCCTTTGGGGAGTCCCACATTGTGCATTAGTAAAGACAATTGCATCACAGTCTTATACATTGATTTCTAGGTAAATCTTTAGCAAAAATCTTGGAAACCACTTGTATTTAGGTAACAAACAAGAGTTCCTGCCATCACTCCTAGCAACTTACTTGAGGAACAACTACTTACAGGATAATCTAACAAACGAATGATATTGATCCCAACTAGTTTACTAACTATTAACACATTTAAACTATTATGACTGCATCACCTATAAAAGTTCATTAAAATTACAAGCATCAATTAATTCAAACGTATTCAAGAAAAGACCTTTCTTCCAGCGATTTTACTGGACCGCCTTCCCATACAAAGAGGACCTAAAGTCCATATCTTTCTCACGGATTGAAGCTCAAATGAATCAACCCTATTAGCAGAAAATGAGTGATATAATGGAGAGCATATCCTCCTGCCCATCAAATTGCTACCTGAATATAAAAATATGTTCTTTCAATACCAACACAAATACACACACTAACACACATATAACCAGTAAAACTCACATATGCATGTGTAATTACATACTTATACTCCATAAATGGAGAGGGAGgagggagagagacagagagagggggggggggggagagagagagagagagagagagagagagagagagagagagagagagagagagagagatttccAGTGTACCTTGAAGAGGGAAAGAGATGGGAGGTTTAAGCAAAACCCCATTAGAGAATCTGAAGAGAGATGCCCCAAATGCTCTGATTGATAAGTAACAGGATAAACCCATCAACAATTCAATTGCTTTCTTTCACTCTGAAGTTTCAATCTTTTAAAATAAACTCCAGTAATAAATAACACAAAGATTCAAAAAAGAGATAGGAGTAATATTCTTCAGCAGAAGAACTGGGATCAATTTGAAAAATATAAAAGTTTAAGGGTTTACTGTAAAATTCTACTAACTTTGggtaatttttaaatatttggcCTTAGAAAATGTTCTCTTTTATTTATTAGAGGTATAAAacaaatatttattatattaaatcGTACCAATAATTCATATTTGGACTAGTTAAACAATAATTTTACTACTTACGATTTGGTAATCTATATCTATCTATccatctatattatactattatataGGCAATTACTCAAATGAGAACCCAATTTTTTGTAAGAACTGAGATCTAATCTCAGCCACACATTATTTATATCTAGATTAAATCCTAACCACAGGATTATATTTTTAGTTTTCATTTCATCCCTCGTCTCTTTCATCTCTTCCCGCTCTCTGTTCCCTACCCACCCCCCTCTCAGCCTTCATCGACGTTATCAACTCTGGCCGCCACCGTGAACAATTCTAAGAGATCCCCTCTATGACGaactcaatctcggggttaggaaatgaggactcacacacctctaatctactaattaaatatgcataaaccccgattaactactaacaagatcaacaggataaagtatgagacaagattacaactaccaatcacagaatataacttacaacccaaaatattattaaataatcaatatcgattccggctgggaaccgacagataacccattgtatctttaaacaccactttctaggcgcgagctcactcataacctgtactacctgctctggcaactggaagccctcaacacagtagggaccaccaggtacgctcttacgagcagtgcgcctaagcctgaccatcttcttgcttaactgccatggttagattaagacaaaacaagtgagtagaaaactcagaaagtaactatatagcagttctacaatatcaattctcaatatactttgaacaaactagggcattctattttagctaatctaggtggcagatttccatatatttatttttttgttttctttgagataagaaaagggtatccgaagaatagttgggctttcaagaaacaaagctcgaaacagggcaaaagccgacattcatcacaattcattataggatcaaaatagatctttcgatagaggaaagcaacagtattcaagatatagaatcattcatatgatcaacaatttcaggaatcagggttctgagctttaagctccacaataacataatcaactcttttcaaaacagtataaaccattttcatttccaaaaatcaatttactgaataaaagtttcagttctcttttttaaataatcatttagaacccttgattggatcacttatctttccatttcattatatacgggtgatcagcccgtatcgacctccattccggtctttaaggtaccattcggcataatttcagccttaaattggactagtcccactagcctcttaccatgactggactagtcccactagcctcttacgtctcaatccaatccatcaggaattcatttggaaaaccttgagttggaaaacaataggttttctaaaatttattttatcattaccaagcctttgaaatcattcggactctttcaagtcgaaactcattcttaattcagattttaaagaaacaaagttcagggagtgaatcaaagatacgcaaagaacaattctcaagaattctgtatcaaggataacaaggcactaaatttgaaggatcagaaataacttagggatcattagggcgatcaagagaaacagggtatcattaacagagttatccaagataatttaaaggttcaatatgattcatggcattataggaatcttaaacagaaaggcagattatcaacgggtgaaatcaataggattatcaataacaggttatcaagaacaaagggtacttcaaatcaatatcagggtttcataaagcaagggttttatactttaacagttccatactctacatggtatgaacaatatttcctttacaatcatttatacaagtaatcagagttacttgcctgaaattgctttcctgagggatgaactactgccacctagtatacttttccctttcctagctcgaatgccctcacgctccgaatctacaataaaaaccaaaatcttaattagattcccaactctcgttcccggaacgatcactctatacaataactcgattatattcttgactcgaactatacgagtatagcttatacacataagcacataacacataacacaatcctttctcgtagtttttatatccttatatacctagcaatcaaagcgtactcgcttgacctaggctatttctcaaatcacactaacacgactcttttacgagtactagaccctatttacaaccaaacatttacgtgcatacttTCACATATATCAATCGACTTCATTCCCTTTttttttattccttaattcgaaccaaaacaacaatccaatcagGCAAAATCAAACattttcacatataacactcaatcattctttcaattaccaaaatcaagttttgacctttatttcttatggcctattcggccttattgcaaatatccaccataaaatcaatcaaatactcactttaattcacataaacacgtatctcattcaacaacctttaaagaaccactctcctttcttttaatcataaaaatccgaaccataatcatacatatacaatcaaatttctcaaaaatcacaccatacaattttagttctagcatgatccaatatttaaactagcaccattttcttCATTAGTCACTAAGATTTTTAGCAAACATCAActcaattctctttttaagcctaagacccatttgggtttatcaagaaaacacacatgcaaagatcaatcttgacatgcaaagtcttatatcacattttcaacttgttttaagccCTAACTTAGTCACTAAtctcattttcatcaagatttccgaagcacaaagccaaacatcacctaatgactcaaaccttaatcaaattattcaatcaacatgcatgcattcacttaatcacaaatcaatctcttctaaacccattttttattcggcaaaaattcaaaattcacaatccaagaaccaaacaatgacatgcatcactaactcctcttttaaatcaacatgcaactctatttcttactaattaaacttagtttacaccaagatcaagtcacaaaattcaattccctttttattagcataaaaGCCGAACCAAAACCTCAACATGAAATCTTCAAATTCGATTTCTTAAGCATCCAATCAATTACACAAGTCCACATACTATTAAAACAATCATAGCAATCCTTTTATCACTTAAATTTcaaaagaaatccaaaaccctatTTGAATTTTTCAAGAATCCAAGACATGCAAAGGCTACATACAAGTTTTAAAGTGCATATAGCTCAAAAAATCACATTATTTACTCAAAATCCTACCGGCTCTCCTTgggatcatggccggtggtggtcgaacttaagagtgcccataacgggtctcctcttgagttttaaaccataaaatcacttgaatctactcttatgatcat
This window contains:
- the LOC141670557 gene encoding putative transcriptional regulatory protein At2g25830, with amino-acid sequence MGLSCYLSIRAFGASLFRFSNGVLLKPPISFPLQGSNLMGRRICSPLYHSFSANRVDSFELQSVRKIWTLGPLCMGRRSSKIAGRKGAQDAKKAKLYSRIGKEVVCAVKKGGPSLVSNKALSDLLEKFRELDVPKEIFERNIKKATEKGQEAYIEKVYEVYGYGGVGIIVEVLTDKVNRSVALVREVVRDCGGKMADPGSIKHKFRRARVVNIKAKDADKDQLLAVALDAGADDVIEPPIDEEDDEEDVSERYYKIVCSTENYTEILSKLREEGVNFEPDNGSELLPLATIEVDDEAEDLNKDLMAKLLELDDVEAVYTDQK